AAGTACCTTGGAGAATCCTTGTTTGTCCCGGCAATGGATCCTGATCTGCAAAAAATTGCCGCCAGCGCCACCAAGGGAAAAGAGACCACCCTGGATAAGGCCAAGGCTCTCTATGACTGGGTGGTTGAAAATACATTCCGTGATCCTGCCGTTAAAGGCTGCGGCTTAGGAAGTCCTCTAAGAACCTTGCAGCAGTGCAAAGGTGGCGGCAAATGCGCCGATCTGTCCGCTGTATTTGTCACCTTGCTGCGCGCTGCCAATATCCCTGCCCGGGATGTGTACGGCCTGCGGTTAGGATCGCCCAAAGACGGTGATGTCACCTCAGGATTCCACTGCTGGGCTGAATTTTACCTGCCCGGTACCGGTTGGGTGATGGCTGATCCGGCAGACGTCAGAAAAATGATGCTGGTGCACAAGCTCGAACTCAAAGATGCGGCCACCGAAGACTGGAGAAGATTTTTCTGGGGCGGCGATGACCTGTTTCGCTTAGTACTGGAAAAGAACTCCAGGGGCGTTAATTTGAACGGTGCAGGCGGCCCCGTTCCCTATTTCATGTATCCGGCGGCCCAGGTGGACGGCAAAATGCGCGACTACTTTGACGCCAAAGCCTTCAGCTACAACGTAAATTTTAAAGCAGACCAGATGTAAAATCCGGTACTCATCCAGGCCCGGGGGCAGTCTGTTCCCCGTGCCTTCTTTAGCCCTGATGTATTATTAAAGATCTAATGAAATCAGACATATCAAAACATATAAAAGGCTACATGCTGGGAGGATTTATATTTTTAGCACTACTGCCTTGTATAATCTATTTTATTTCATTAATATCATCGTCCTCATTAAGATTAAATGACGCCCCCGTAAAATATCTTAACTATGTTGTGATCACTATCCTGGTTATCTCAGGTTCTGTTTTTGCAATATGGTCGAATATAGACTTATTAATTATCGGCAAAGGAGGACCCGCTGATTTATTTAATAAAGAAATTAGCCCCAGAAGTAAAAAACTGGTGACAACAGGTCCATACAAGTTCACCAGAAATCCAATGGTTTTTGGCATGAACGCTTTATATTTTGCCTTCGCCTTTTTTTTAAATTCGTTTAGTGCCCTGGTGTTCTGCATTTTTTTGCTATCAATGGTTATCATTTATC
Above is a window of uncultured Desulfobacter sp. DNA encoding:
- a CDS encoding transglutaminase family protein produces the protein MKRSVLCLIMIMLFSGICFAGQPTGTLTFTLTPAVEKGSKHVDLWVPYPMSDEFQTISDMSVTGNYTTSGIYRDSASDAVYLHATWNDLSQAPQCIMQFHITQKDRRNTNIKDNGAKFPAVVSKYLGESLFVPAMDPDLQKIAASATKGKETTLDKAKALYDWVVENTFRDPAVKGCGLGSPLRTLQQCKGGGKCADLSAVFVTLLRAANIPARDVYGLRLGSPKDGDVTSGFHCWAEFYLPGTGWVMADPADVRKMMLVHKLELKDAATEDWRRFFWGGDDLFRLVLEKNSRGVNLNGAGGPVPYFMYPAAQVDGKMRDYFDAKAFSYNVNFKADQM
- a CDS encoding isoprenylcysteine carboxylmethyltransferase family protein; this encodes MKSDISKHIKGYMLGGFIFLALLPCIIYFISLISSSSLRLNDAPVKYLNYVVITILVISGSVFAIWSNIDLLIIGKGGPADLFNKEISPRSKKLVTTGPYKFTRNPMVFGMNALYFAFAFFLNSFSALVFCIFLLSMVIIYLKYTEEKRLEKDFGIEYLEYKKKVSMIIPLPKKEIR